The Ascochyta rabiei chromosome 18, complete sequence DNA segment ACGAGAAGATGCAGATCATCAGTCTCCATCTTGGGTTGATCTACAACGAGTACTGGAAACAACTGGGCATTGATGAAAAGGATCTTGACTCCGGTACTTTTTTAACCTATCCTTCTTAATTGCTCATTCTCATGCATGAGAACCAGACGAGTTGACCGGCGCCTGTGCGGTCTGGGCCGCCACCAAAGAAGCCGCATTTCTGCACGGTCGCTTCATTTGGTGTTCTCGGGACTTTAGTGAATTGGCGAGTGGTGCTGTCCGAGAGCGTCTTGATAAGGACTTCTGCTATCTCCGAGCGTCGATTGTAGGCCTTGAAGAGGGTTTAGTGCGTGGAGAGCAAAGAAAGACTGACTGTTTGAAGTCATCTACAAGCCCTCTCCTCCAGAAATGTAGAGCCTCTGATTACACGTGTACATGATCAGCGAATTGATTCTGCGTGGCAAGAGAGCTTTGTCTGTACGCTAAACTCTTAGGTAAATATTGCACTATTAGCAGAAAGCTGGTATCGCCAGTTTGAGTCATACTGCTCTTGTACTGTTCCATTCTAGACATGGTCTTGGTGATGGATGTTGTCATGCCCAAACTCCGTTCCATCTTGTGCTTCAGGCGGTACGACCTTGACTCTGGTCTTGCCTCCTGAGCCATTATTTCTGCTCTTACCACCATCCCATTTTCCGTTCCATCCCTTCATTACACTCCTATCGACCTCACTCTTATCCATCCACTCCCTAAAAACGTCCTGCTTGATGCACATTCTCTGAACCCCGAAATCCGGTTCTGGCATAGCCTGACCTTCAACCCACTCCCACAACACCATACCTAGACTCGGCTGGCACGTTAGTGCATCGAGAAGCACACCAATGCAACGCGACCGGTGAGCTGCTTGCATTTGCGTCAACGGCGAGGAGTCATTGTAGTAATGGGAAGAGAACGCGAATTCGCGAACTTCGTTCAAGCAATGAATGAGATGCTGACCGTCATTTACAGCAAAGAACCCGTCTTCACCATAGCCTGTGGTGTGTTAGTCTGTGTTCGTATTGACGTGATCAAATGCACAGAAACCAAGGATCAAGAGCGCGCACCGAAATCGAGAGGTACTTGGACAGCATATTCAGGGTCTTTTCCCATACGGATCACATCCGCCCGTGAGATGACGAGAATGGGTGTGTCTGCTATTTTCTCCCACGCAGCATCTACGGCGGGTGACGGATTGTCTTTGTAGATGCTGTATGGCACATTGTATAGGCTGGCATTTGGGGTGCGAGTGTGAAACGCTAAGTCGTAAGCATCTAGGAGGGGCGCTGTCGATATACGTCAACCCTTTTCATAATCGCAGTGTGAGATATGAGCGCTCACTGTAGCTATTGACCTGCTTTAGTAGCCGATTTGGTGACGTTGGTCGGTATGAACTCCAGAGCATAGCGGAAAGAAATATACCGTTGAAAGTGAAAAATGCGAGGTTGAAGTGCATGAAATTGCTTGTGTGTCGAAAACATGGTTTTGGTTCTTGGTAGTCGTGTTCGCAATCATCGGGATCTCTGGTCGTCACCTTTTTGTAGACTCTCTCTGCCCATCTCATTGTGATATTATGTTAATCTTACTGTGAACTAACTGTTCAGCTGACCGTGCTTTCGTAGCGAAGCAGTCTAATTATCGAGCCAGGTACAAATGCGAGTTTCGCACTATTAGATAACGTGATGGATAGCCTTAGTCGCGTCATGACCGGGTACATTTGGTGACTTTGAGAAGCTACTATCACCTGCCTGATTGGTCCATATAAGGCCACCAACTACTTTGACCTGCCGAAGATACGACATGCAGTCCGTCCACTGAGAGTACAGATGGAGTTTAATAGCTTGTGTTAATGGAGGTAAGCCGAAAGCCAGTGTTTCTATTGCGTCTGTAGGATCATGGCCAAGCACGCACATGCCTAGCCGCCTGCGAAGGATTGATCAAGCAGACTTACTCCAGGAGGAAAATGCTTGATCGGCAGAGTTGAGTAATGGTACCGGCTGAAGATCCTCATTAGGTAGTTTGAATGCTTGCCGTGCTTGTGATAAGGATCTTGGGCACCGTTCGGATTGCTTGATGCTGTCGTTCCGCGCCACAGGATTCTAGGCGTCCTTGAGCATAAACGAGTTTGCATGGATTCCTGAGTGGCCTGATGCAGGTGACCAGATCTTTTCAGGAAGTCGAGAGAATAGATTGGTGTTAGGCATCGATACCATGGTCGTCATCGGCTGGCAGTCTACCTATTGGAGCAGTCTCTATGGTCCATACGAATGTTGGATGATGCCTTAGCGCTTCTTTTGTTGGCAAGAGAAGACACCGAGACTTCAAACATACCGTCCCAGGAAACTTAAGTATGCTCTTGTGCCAGCGCAGCTCTTCACCAACTCTCCATCCAAGTCTCACAACCAACTCCTGAGTCCATACATTCTATCTCGCACAATGAAGCTCTCCTTCGTCGTTATGTCCGTGCTCGGTGCGGGTGTCTTAGCAGCCCCGGTCGCTGAAGGTAAAGAACAATCAGACGTCCGTAAAATCGCTTCCTGGACTGACAAAAAGGCTAAAGTCAGCAATGCCAACGTTGCTGCTAGAGACTCAACCACCGTGCCCAAGGAGGGTTACCGTCGTGCAGAGGGCGAGGCGCTCGGTTTCATTATTCCCAAGAGGAAGGCTGTCGCTGGGGACTCAACCACCGTGCCCAAGGAGGGTTACCGCCGTGCAGAGGGCGAGGCGCTCGGTTTCATCATCCCTAAGAGAGAGCCTGCCACTGAGGCCGAGGTCAAAAGGTCTGACTGTGGGCCCAACCCGCACGCCAATTGCTGAGAGCCGAGCCTTCAATGCCAGAGCGAACTATATGACGGAAGGTTTACTTTGGACAGAGAAAGTGTTTACTGATTAAACAAGAAATGATTCGTAAGCGCTTTTGTCATTCCCTTTACGGGCAATATCATTCCTGCGTTACTTGAGCTGAGCCTCTACGAAAATCTGGGGCGGTGAATGATTTACCTTTACCCGAGGGTGGTTGTCAAAACAGTCAGCCAAGAGATCAAGGCCCCATTGTGGTGAATGAGTGCACTGTATTGTAGTTTCTGCAAATCATGTTACTGCGATTCAACATGCCCGAACGAAAACCAAAGTAGCGATGGCTCTACTATTCATGATACCATGAAGTTTGCGCCGAACAACTTCAAGTCTGGATCATCCACCTGCTTCTGCAATGTCCCACGATGTTGCTTCGACTTTTCGTACCTGCTTCTTCCAAGTCTTGACTTTCTTGGCTGTTCCTAGACACTTGATGTGCTGCTTTTGCTTGAATCAAAGAGGCCGGTGCTCCACTCCCAATATCTTGGTATTCTCCCAGCATCGAGCTTACTGTACGCCAACCCTGTCCCACGGAGCTCTTCACAAGTCTACCTGGCTCTATTGGGTTCTAGCAGTCATTGTTACATATTGTCGTGTTGGATCCCTAGTACCTATCGTCTATCTGCCATTCCTCGGTCCTAGTGATTGTGCTAAGTACTCATTATCGGACTGGTAGTTCTATCGTATAGAAAGAGTAATCATGATCTATGATCTAGCTAGCGTTCTTCTGTTTTCGCTCTAGTGCGACTGTGACGTGAAGCGCTGCTTATCTGTACAAGACTTGAGGGTTGATGCCGCTGGTCTATAGCTCTTTCGGCCATCTTACAGTTCACGCTCGACTATCGCACAGCTTCGATCGTGCGTAAACAATCATCATCTCAAGGGTATGAAGGTGACAAAACTGGGTTGTTGAGCACGATAAGGGAGACAAATAGGAGACGGTGACCGTTTTGGTTTAGTGATTCGCAGATTTCATTTCACAAGCAACTTTGTCCTTTGGGATACATTTTTTTGTATATGCAATCTTTATTAGATGCCTCGTGCACAGCTGGCAGCTTAACGAGTATAGACATCGAGAGACGTGTAAGTGATCACGCTGAACAGCGTGAGTACGGGTATTGGCCAAGCCTGACTGGACGAAAAATCTAATCGGATTGCCAATGACAATTGAACACAGATCAAGTCACTCCCTATGCCTTCTCAGCAACGCTACCGTTGTGAGTCTCAACGGTGCGTCCAGTGACAACACTGCCTCTCCTCATCACCGGATCCTCATCCATGTTCTTGTCAAGCGCGTTCAGTTCCTCCTCTTGATCGTTCAGATGGTGGAAAAGGATCCAAATCGCGCATCCAGCCACGAAGCTGCAGACAGCCAAACTGGTGTACATCCACAGGATCTTCGGATCAACTAACACAGGATTGAGACCTTCTGAGATGGCAGATCCAAAGGCGTTCGTAAGAAGATACATGGACTGCACAAAGGACTTCATATTAGGAGGTGCTTTGGTGTATGCGTATTCCAGACCGGTGACTGAAGCGAAGATTTCTGACAGACCAATGAGCATGTAGGCGCCTGTCTGCGAGGCAATATGGATGCTGTTTCCTTGGTGCACGCCATTGCTGTCCAGATCAGCGTCACACAATGGTGCGTCATAGCAGGGACCGGCTTTGTAAATAAAGTGCTGGATAACAGCCGCGTAGATCATGGCCGTTGAGGCGATCCAAAACCCTGCGACAATGCGATTGATAGGCGGGAAGGGGATCTTCATCTTGCGGAGAAGCGGATATAGCCATCTATCAATAATAGGCAAGAATACGATAATAGCGATAGGATCGAAGTTCTGCATAAGGTCGTTTGGAATGCCATGGAGACGCATTTGAGCACCTTGGCTAATGAAGTTGTTGGAAAATTGTCCATAGACAACCCAGTAGATAGGGTAGAAGCAGAAGACCTGGCAAGCGATAAGAGAACGCTTAACTTCGTCGACAAAGTGATCATCCCAGTGGAGCTTAGCCGACTCCTTGCCAGTTTCAGTCTGGTACGACGGCTTGGCGGCATCAAGTTTCCGGTTCTTGATGCCTATCCAGATCACACGGAATGCGTCGGTGATGATCGAGCCTTGGGGTGGACGCACAACGTAGACTTTCTTTCCCAGTACAAGGACCACTGTTCCCAGAAGGAAGACACAAGTGCAGAGCAGGAACGCCGACCAGAATCCAACGTCACGCTCCATGTATGGCGTAGGGAGAAGAGCGAGACAACCGATATTGATACACCAGTAGAAGATCATGTATATCCTCTGGATAGTAATTGCGGGGTCAATGATGACGCGCTCGCCAGTTTTCGGATCAGTACTAATGGCCATCTGCCGACGTTTGTACTGGTCGGCAATGAGTGGTGCCACGTTCGATTTGATGCCTCCAGTCCCCAGTCCAATGACGATGATAGAAGCGATGAAGCCACCCATGCCAGATCCATTAGCAAGGGCCCCAGGAATCGATGTAGTGGTGAGAATTATGAGGCCGACGATGTAGACGCCGCAAAAGATAAGGATGGTGTTGTATCGTCCAAGGTATTGATCCGCAATGATAGCGCCAAAGATAGGTGTTACATAACACCAGAACTGGAAGAAGGTGGAGAGACCGGTAGCTCCTTGGTGGCCCATACCGAGGGCGCCGCGTCCCTCACTGCCATCCAAAGGCCTCTGAATGTAATTCTGGAATAGGCCAGAAGCGCCGTAGTATGTGAATCGCTCACAAAGCTCCACAATAGCTACGAGGAAAGCCGCCTTGGGTAAGGGGTCGCCAATCCTTCTCAGTGTCCGCTTCTCTTCTGCCGTAGGTACTTCGTCGTGCGAATAGTCCTGAACATCATAGTTGAGGGGAATTTCTTTGTTGTGTGGCGGAGGAACGGTCTTTTCTGCCGCTGCAACGACCTCTGGCTTAGCAAGGATGGGCCCGCCTGCTAAATCTGTCTGTTTGTTGATCAAGCCGGGCTGATCAATCTGTTGGTGCAGTCTACTGCAGTCAGCATCATGGCTTGTGTGTTATAGCTAAAACTCAACACCTACTGATTTGCCTCCGACAAGACCAAGGTCGTCATAGCTTCGAAGTGAGAAAGAGAGGTAAGGGTGCTGAATCACGACCGGGTCTTTGTGGTGCACGAGGTAGCCAGTCATATATACTCGAGTCTGTCTCCGCACCGCTATCTCGAGAAACAACGGAAACGAGCTATTGCTCGGACCGAGTAAGCAGTTGGTGCATCTGGCTAGCTTCGAGAGTTGTGTGGTACCAGAAAATCCTGTTCTGCGACCCAACCCGCGTCTGACCAGGTTCCCAGTAGGTTAATCATGAAGTTAGATGAACGACCTGCCGTATGTGGCAGATCCAGCGCTGATCTTGTGTAGTTAAGTCAAGCTTTCATTTCGTCGTAGAAGGCGACTGCCACGACGCCAACCTGGCTTGGGTCTTCCGTTTATTGGTGAACGAATCATGCTTCGCATCCTTGGAACTGTGCGAGGCAGGCTTAACTGTGATTGTCGTTGTGACCAATAAGTGACGAGCTGACGGGAACCTGAAGATAAAGGATTCAAGGTCCCGTGGTGCGGTATTTCTGCCCAATCATTGCAGCGTTCTTCAACGTCCTTATCGCGGCTGCTTCATGATCAAGATACACTGACAATCCACTGCGGGGACTCATTCGCGTGCCGCGCGATCTATAGATAGTTACTGTGGAAGCTTATAAACTTGCCTAGGTCAACATTATCGTGTCTTTGTGCGGAGCAGGTGCATTCGTACACTATTATGTGTGAACGGTCTAGGCGTCTCTTCTGAACCTGAATTAGCCATCTTTGTTAGATAAACGTGATGCAGGATTTCCATTGAACGAGCGTAAGGAATTACTTGCGTTATCGAGCGCTAGTGAGACGATGCGGTCGCCTGGCTGTTCCACGCTGCGAGTGCCATTGTGAGAGAAATACCAATTTGACAACCCTAAATTGAGACATGTCGCTGCAAATGACTCCAAAGCTGGGAATTGGCTCTCCACGATTCGCGAGTGGCCTCGATATAGCCAGCCTAAGAGTCTAAGATAGAGAATGTAGACGGATCCTACTTTGAAGTTTACACGGATCCTACTATGAATGCTCTGGTTCTGTTATCTCAGCGAGCACAGACGTCAGGGGCTGCTTTAGCGCTTCGCTTGTGCTTCTTTAACGAATAGCAACGTAGCGCTGCTTGTGGGTATACACGAAGCGCTATACCTGATTTGGCGCGGATTTTAGTGGATTTGTTGCCTAACATCCCGCTTCAAATTGGTTGAGACATTTGTACTTGTCAAGTTATCATCTTACATCTGATGAATTCATCTATGTCCGCTCACGCACGAAACGAGAGTACAGGTAAACAATCGTACGTCTACCAATTAGGTGATGCCAGACTTGTACTCCTGATCTCCGAGCAAGACAAACCAACCAAAGCGCAATCCTTAATGCGGGGTACAGGAGCGTGTGGCACTTGTACCGGCCCAAAACTTAAAGTAAGAAGTGTCTTTGAACTTCACACTGACCGCCTTTCGATATCATTTGCCTAATCGGTAGGCTCGAGCTGGTATGGAGCGAGACCAATTTTCTCCGGTCCTGCAAACCTGTTAGCGTAGCTGCAAGCCGTTTAACGAACTCATACGAACTGGTGAAAGAAGGAGCTGTAACTTCCTGTCCAGTGATAGCCTTGATATCTTGGAAGATCCGATCGATTGCGATGAACATTCCGTGTCCACTCCCGGTAGTACCGAAAAGCAGGCCCAGCCACGCTCCGGAGTCGGGATGCAGCAATATACTACCTGAGTCTCCAGGCTCCATGAAGAGTGTCGTACGGGGATCGGAGATGACGCCGAAGCAGTGACATGGATCGCCAGCGGTGGAACCGTACAGGCTTGCCATCTCTTGGAACTCTGGGTTATCAGGGCTGATGTGGATGAGCTCTGAGTTGATGTGCCCAAAAGTCCAACCAGAGGTCCGTCCAACTTTGGCGACCTTCACCATATTCTTGTTGACGTTGAAGGTGGACCACTGGTTGCAGATGAAAGACCCATTCACTTCGTTATCGGAATTGACGAGGAGATTCTTATCGGGAAGAACATTCAGTAACACTCGGTCAGTGGAACTCGCGACTGCGATCAGTGCCCAGTCGAGCGAAAACCTCAGCTGGTTCTTGACCTTATCGTTGTCATTGCTTCCAGTCATGGAGTCTGTGGCGTATCTGGGAGTCGTCATGGACCGGAAACCGGAGGCCGTGTGAACGAATCCAATCGTGCGATCGATCTTTGCAATATTGTTGTGTTGCGTATTGGCGTTCTTCCACAAGGCTTGAGCACTGCAATCGCCTTGTTCACTGTTTTTCGCATAGTTCTTCATTCGCGCCTGAAAATGACCAAGATAACCCTGGTGATCTTGTGTCGAAGGGCTGAGCATGTACTGGGGCTTCTGGAACAGAGTCTTATGCTTGTCAAGACGACTGTCACGAACCACATGCCAGTTCGTGATACCGCACCGTACCGTGGGCTGGCCTCCACCTTCCAGTGTCACGACCCCGCCGAGTGTGCCTCCAGAAAATTCATCGCCTTCGATACCGACTGAAGAACCCATGGTGACAATTTTCTCATAGGAAGTTCCGTCGACCTTGTCCGTGGGCGGGTGCTGCTTGCGCGCTCTGAAGAGAGAATCGGCCCTGAGCAGCTCAATCTGGAAAGCAGGCGCCTTCTTGACAAGAAAGTTGCGGATACCAGGTAAGACCGTAGTATACCAACGCAGTTCGTTGGCAGTCGGGGTAGTGATCAAGATGGTGGGCTGGCACCGGTCAGTGTCTTCGACTAGACCGCGACGCACAACCTCTATGCAGAGCCAGACGCAGCGCTCTTTCTTCAATTGTTGCATCACGAAGTCGACCACGGCCTCACTCTTCGATCGCACAGTGACGTCGTTGGGCGAGACAGCATATGTCGGAGGAGCTACAAGGCAACCCAGGTGTAGACATTCGATGCTGATGTCGTTAAAGGCAGGAACCTGCATGAAACTTTGGCGGATCTGAATAATGACTCTATCGACCTTATCAACGTCTTTTACCATGTCAGCTGTGAACAAGAACGTGACGAATGCCGAAAGGTCTGTGGAGCCGTCGGCATTAACGTTATCAGGAAGTCTGAAGGTGATCTCTTGGAAATCGGTAACAAGGCGCTGGACAGCGAAGATGGTTCGGGCTCTGGCCATAATGTCGTCCCGCTGTGGACGAGAAAAGAGATTTTCGATATGGAGGTCGGTGCTGTTGAGGGGCAACGACTGTAAGTCTGGCCAACCGCGTCGGTAGGGCACTTTCTTGTTGTCCATGTCGTTCTGTATCTCTTCGTCAGAACGGGATAGCATTCGCTTGCGCTTCCTCTCATTCGCCTGCTCTTTATCCATGGCGTACGGCTCGCCAAAGGTGTGCGACATGGTGGAGTGAGTCTCGACGTGTCCGGTCAAGGTAAATGGGCAAGGTGGATGGGCAAGGTGGATGGGCAAAGTGGATGGGCAAAGTGGATGGGCAAGGTGGATGTTGCAGAGCCTTGGTGGCGCAATGAAGTGGATGGTCAGAGTCAGTGTTATCGAGAAGGTGTGAGGGGGAAGGCGGAGTGGAGGCGGAGTTTACATGGTGCAAGATCTTTTGTGCTGGAGTGCGCGGTCCATGGTGCTTGGTTATGTGAGGAGAGGGCAAGTGAAGTCTGGTACCACGAGAAAAAGCAAGATGCAAACCAGCGAACCCACGGCCCAGTCATCGTTCACGTTTACTCATGCCGGTCACGACTTGGACAAACAAGATGATGACGCAGGATCGTGACGTCTCACTGTTCGCAAAAACAGAGCGACTGTTCATTCGTGTGAATCTCGACGTTCTACTGCCTCTCACGCTCATGTCAAACAGCGAAGCGGAGCGGTGACGAAGAAGCGGCTGAAGATGAAAGAGCTAGCCGACCAACGACCAACGCGCCAGGTCGATGCGTGAATGGCCTGGACATGTGACTGACACGGTTTGGAGGCAGGTGACCATAGTGTGTAGTTGGTGGTAGTGGGAGGAGGAGTGCTCAGTGCTCAGTGGACTCAGCGGGGTGCTAGCTGGCGTGCTAGCTGGCGTGCCACCTATCTGGCTTAGCGGCGGCGATTAGGAGGCTTGGACTCGCTCCCTCGTGACGGCTCCACCCGAGCGAGCGCGGGAGCCTGTACTCCGTACCGGTACTCGTATGCAATGCACCGAGATCCTAACACTGCCACTGCTTGACATGCTGGACCATTTTCTGGTTTCTAGCTTTTCGTCACTTGGCTGATAACAGGCCTCTATCCTGTTGCCTGCTTTGCTGGTGCGCTGGCAGGCCGTTCACAGCTTGTGCCTGCCAAGTTGGGGAAGCTCGATGCTAGCATCATCGCGGTAACGCAAGCTCCTCTGCCACGGcccacgacgacgacggcgacgacgacgacgacgacgacgacgaccacAACAACGGACGGCGACAGCTTTGGGCCACGACCTTTTGCTGCCTCGTACCTCTGTGCAGGTAGCCGAACGCCACAGAAGCTGCCAGCCACCGCTCCACCGCACGTCTACCGCCGCCATCTCTCCGCCATCCCTCCGCCCGTGACATCGCCCACGGCCCACGTCCACGACTCTCTGCCACCGAGCTTCTACGCAACCCCGCAAGCGCACCCAGCACGGCGACCAGGCCTCTTCAGCTCCCACACATACTGGAACCATAAAGATCAACTGCCTGACTGGTGAATCGAACGCATCCATCTCAACAGCGGCACCGCCAACACGAGACGTCTCGCGTCCTCTGCGCGTCACCTGTCCAAGCGTTCGTCCTGGCAGACGAAACGAGCCCAAGTCTTCCTCCCCTAATCGCCTCCGACCGCCCAGCCACGCCGAACTCCCCAGCTTCTCTTTCCCCGCCATCCTCTGCCCACATCACCACCCCCGAACCCTCCACAAGGGCTCCCGAGCAGCCACCCGCCACCCACCGCCCAGCCGAACACCTTACAAGAGAGAAGCGCAGACACAGCGCATCGGAGAGCGACGAACATCTCGAAAGCATCGAGCAACAGCACACTTCAGCCGGCCCATCTCGTCACAGATCAAAGCGCAGGCGCCAACAAGACGGGACAATGCGCTTCGATAACGACCCGTTGAAACAGCCGCCGTCGCCCTCACAAGCCTTCACAAACGGCTCTTCACGCTCCTCAGGGCCCAAGTCGCCCTTGGGGAGAGCAGCAAATGGAGACTCGCGCACAAGTGCGGAAAGCAACGGCGCGTATACAAATGGAAGCTCGACGGCGAACCGCAGTCCAGTACCCACAACATACTTTGGACACGACAAGGATGAGATCACACGCATATTAATACAAAGTCTGACCGACCTGGGCTATCATGAAGCAGCAGGTGCGCTGTGCAGAGAGAGTGGCCGTCAGCTAGAAGGTCCGACAGTGGCATCCTTCCGCCGCTCCGTCCTGGATGGCGACTGGGACGAGGCA contains these protein-coding regions:
- a CDS encoding peptide transporter ptr2, which encodes MTTLVLSEANQLHQQIDQPGLINKQTDLAGGPILAKPEVVAAAEKTVPPPHNKEIPLNYDVQDYSHDEVPTAEEKRTLRRIGDPLPKAAFLVAIVELCERFTYYGASGLFQNYIQRPLDGSEGRGALGMGHQGATGLSTFFQFWCYVTPIFGAIIADQYLGRYNTILIFCGVYIVGLIILTTTSIPGALANGSGMGGFIASIIVIGLGTGGIKSNVAPLIADQYKRRQMAISTDPKTGERVIIDPAITIQRIYMIFYWCINIGCLALLPTPYMERDVGFWSAFLLCTCVFLLGTVVLVLGKKVYVVRPPQGSIITDAFRVIWIGIKNRKLDAAKPSYQTETGKESAKLHWDDHFVDEVKRSLIACQVFCFYPIYWVVYGQFSNNFISQGAQMRLHGIPNDLMQNFDPIAIIVFLPIIDRWLYPLLRKMKIPFPPINRIVAGFWIASTAMIYAAVIQHFIYKAGPCYDAPLCDADLDSNGVHQGNSIHIASQTGAYMLIGLSEIFASVTGLEYAYTKAPPNMKSFVQSMYLLTNAFGSAISEGLNPVLVDPKILWMYTSLAVCSFVAGCAIWILFHHLNDQEEELNALDKNMDEDPVMRRGSVVTGRTVETHNGSVAEKA